CGGGTCAACAGCGTGCCGGTGCTGGAGTTGCGGGAGTCGCCGATTCACGCGGCGCTGTCCGCCGCCGGCTTCGCCCGTACCCCGCGCGGGCTGCGACTGCGGTAATGCCCGAGGGCGACACCGTCTTTCGCACCGCCGCCACGCTGCGGAGGGCGCTGGCGGGCCGCACGTTGACGCGCTGCGACATCCGGGTGCCGCGGTTCGCCACGGTGGACCTTACCGGCCAGGTCGTCGACGAGGTGCTCAGCCGCGGCAAGCACCTATTCATCCGGGTCGGGCAGGCCAGCATCCATTCGCATTTGAAGATGGACGGCAGCTGGCGGGTGACCGCCCGCCCGGTGCGGACCGATCACCGGGTCCGAATCATTCTGGAAGCCGCCGAAATCCGGGCTGTCGGCCTCGACCTGGGCGTACTGGAAGTCCTCAACCGAAACAACGACGCCAACGTGGTCGCCCACCTAGGACCCGATCTGCTCGGTGACGACTGGAACCCGCACATCGCCGCAGGCAACCTCGCCGCCAACTCCCAGCGGCCCCTTGGCGAGACGCTGCTCGACCAGAAGGTGATGGCGGGCATCGGCAACGTCTACTGCAACGAACTGTGCTTCCTCAGCGGGCATCTGCCCACCACGCCGGTCGGGATGCTCGCCGACCCGCTGCGCCTCGTCATGCGAGCTCGAGAGATGTTGTGGTTCAACCGGTCCCGCTTGAGTCGCTGCACCACCGGCGACACTCGACCCGGGCGCCAGCTTTGGGTATACGGACGTGCCGGGCAGCCATGCCGCCGCTGCGGAACCCTCATCGAATACGACAGCACCGGCAGGCGGGTGACCTACTGGTGCCCATCGTGCCAACGCTGAACGCCGACGGCATGTCCATCACGTTAACGATCGAGCGCAAAGACTTGCGTCGCGTCTAGCGTTCGCCAGTCTGATTGTGGCATGCCATGATCGCAGTGTCAGCGACTTGGCGCGCCATCGGCAACACCCGCGCTTCTGCGTGGCGGAGAGGTTCGGCAATGACGACGATCCGAGTGCGCTCGCTCGGTTCCGTGCGGTTACTATCGCCCGGCCTGGTTTTCGCGCTGCTGCTTGTGGGAGTGCCAGCGCCGCTCGCAAATGCCGACGCCGTCGACACCAATTTCCTGGCTGCGCTGAAGTCGAAGGGAATCAACTTCGTGTCCGCGCAATCCGCGATCATCGCCGGTCATGAGGTGTGCGACGAACTCGACCTCGGTAGGCAGAAGACCGACGTGGCATCCGACGTGATGAAGAACAGCGATCTAGACGACTACCATGCCGGGTTTTTCGTCGGTGTCAGTGTTGCCGCGTTCTGCCCCAGGCATTCCGGATAGACCGTGCCGTCAACTCCTGCGCTGCCTGGGCGTCGCTCAACCCGCCGACGGCGGTCGGGGCATCACCGTTCCCTTGATCTCCAAACCGTATTCGAGGTCTTCGTACTTCTGCTGCTTGCGTTTGCGCCAGCCACTGCCCGCCGAAATCGGCGGCGGCAAAATCGGCGGCATCGACAACCCGGACTCACCCGCCGCAAGCGGCGATGCCGCTGACATCAGTTGCACCGGCGTCTGCGACGCGGGCAACAAGCCCACGACAGCGGGCGGCGCAGTCAGCTTGCCCATCGACACTCCAACACCTATCGCCGCCGTGGGCTCCGTTGAGAGTCCGGCGGCGCCGAATGCCCCCGGCCCTCTCAATGGGCCCAGAGCAGCCTCACCCTCCGAAAGGCCCTGGCCGATCTGGCTGCCCACTGTCTGCAGCGCCTGAGCCGACGTGTTCTGCGCCAGATAGCTGAGCAGGTTGATGGGAAATCCGGACGAGACGAATTGGTTGGCATAGGTGTTCGCCAATCCAAACCAGCCGCTTTGCGGATCGAAGCTCGCCAGCGACGCCACCGTCGACGCCGCCGCAGAACCGGAAGCGGTGGGCGCCATGCTGGCTTGGGCGGCCAGCCCGCTGGGATTGCTCACCGAGGGGGGCGAGGCAAACCCAGGCAGCGCGGTGGCGTGTGCCGAGGTCGCCTGATAACGACTCATTGCCGCCGAGTTGTTCACCCACATGTCCTGGTATTGGTCTTCGGTCTCGGCAATCGCCGGGAGGTTGCGCCCGAAGCCGTTGGTGGCCAGCAGCTGTGCCAGCCGCATGCGGTTGGCGGCAACCTGCGCGACCGAAACCATGGCCACGCGGGCGGAATCGAACGCCGCAGCCGCGGTTTGGGTCGAAGAGGCTATCCGCTGACATTGCTGCGCGGTGGTGCGCAGCCAGGTCAGGTAGGGTTCGACGGCCTGGGCCATCGCCGTCGCGGACGGACCGTGCCAGGTCCCAGTCAGCGACGACACTGCGGCGGCATAGCTTTCGGCGGACTCTTCCAGTTTGGCTCCGAGCTGCCGCCACGCCGTGGCAGCCTCGACCAGAGAGTGCGCACCGGGCCCCGAGTGGATCAGCGCGGAGGTGATCTCGGGGGGCAAAGTGATGAACTGCATGGCGACAAACACTGACTTCCGTGGGAAAACTCCTGGAACATTGCGTTGACCACGGTGAAAAATGCCCCGGAACATTAGGCATCGGCGCCGACATGCCTCAGATCAAGAGACGGCGTCGACCGCGGCCGACAATCGTGCGTTGAACGCCTCTGGAATCGGGATATACCCGTTGTCCGCCAGGCCGTTTTGGCCGTCGTGAATGGTGCTCTGCAGGAACGCCCTTACTGCCGTACCCACCTGCGGATCGAGATATTTCGAGCACACAATCTCATACGTCGCCAGCACGATCGGGTAAGCGCCGGGCTGGTTTGGCCGATAAAACGAGATCGTGTCGAGGGCAAGGTCGTTGCCCTTTTTCGTGAACCAGGCAGCTGAGATCGTCTTCCCCACCGACTCCGGCCCGATCGCTACCGGGTCCGGGCCGGCCGACGTGACGATCTTGGCCATGGTCAAGTGCCGCGCCTGGGCGAACGACCACTCGACGTAGGTGATCGAGCCTTCGGTGCTGTCGACGGCCGCGGCGACGCCGTCGCTGCCGCTGGCGCCCTCGCCAACCCCGCCGTTGAACTTCTTTCCGGCACCGTTGCCCCAGGTGCCGTTGGAAGCGGTATCGAGATATCTCTGAAAGTTGTCCGTGGTCCCCGATTCGTCGCCGCGGAACACGACATGGATCGGCTCGGCGGGCAAGGCGACACCCAAGTTCAACACCTGGATCGCGGCATCGTTCCACGTGGCAATCTGACCGTTGAAGATTTGCGCCAAGGTCGGGCCGTCGAGGTTCAACGACGTCACGCCGGCGACGTTGTAGGCGATGGCGATCGGGCCGAACACCATCGGCAGGTTCCACACCGGCGAGCCGCACCGCTGCTCGGCTCTGCTGTACTCGTCTTTGCTCAAAGGTGAGTCGGAGCCAGCGAAATCTGTTTGTTTACCGATGAATTCGCTGATACCAGCACCGGAACCGTTGGCCGTGTAATCCAATGAGTGACCCGGGCAGGCCTGTTCGTATGCCTTGACAAAGCGGGTCATTGCGTTTTCCTGGGCTGTGGATCCGCTGGCCTTCAGGGTCGTCTTGCCCCCGCAGGTCACCTTCGCCGAGGAGGTGCCGCTCGTCGCGCCGTGTCCGGCGGTGTTGTCGTGGCCGCCGCACGCCGACAACATCACCGCGCCGGTGGCCAGAAGACGGGAGGCAGAACCAAATCGATTGATTGTCAATTCGTTCCTTCCTCACGGCCACCAGGCATAGTAGTGATGTCTGGCCATTGCCGGACATCGCCGGACTGACCTTTTCAACCACAGTTTGCGACCTGTTCACGGCGCCGGCAGGCCGCTGGGGGTGCAGGATGCCGCGCGGGCGCACCACCCTAACCCGGCTGTTGGACGCTAAGTCAGTGATCGGCCGCTGCAGAACCGGCGGCGCTGCCCGCTGAACGGATCGTCGAATTCCAGCGAATAGGCCAGCAACTGCAGCGGCCGCGTGAAATCGTCGGCGGCAACGTCGATAACGCTGGGGTACAACGGGTCTCCGTGAATCGGCAGTCCAAGAGACGCCATGTGCACCCGCAGCTGGTGGGTGCGCCCGGTCCGCGGCGTCAACCGATACAGCCCATCGGCGGAAACCAGCTCCACCAGTGTCTCGGCGTTGGGCTCGCCGGGCTCCTCGACGGCTTGTAAACGACCGCGAAGCTTGATGATTCGGCTGCACACCACCTGCGGCAGAACCAGGTCCCGCTTGACCGCGGCCCGCGCGAGGTAGGTCTTGCGGACCAGCCCACGCGCGAACAGGGTCTGGTAGGCGCCGCGCACTGCGCGACGGGTGGTGAACAGCAGCACCCCGGCGGTCAGCCGGTCCAGCCGGTGTGCGGGACTCAGCTCGGGCAACCCGAGTTCGCATCGCAGCCGCACCAGCGCGGTCTGGGTGACGTGACGCCCCCGCGGCATGGTGGCCAGGAAAGGCGGCTTGTCGACCACCACGATGTCCTCGTCGCGGTAGAGCACGGGGATGTCGAACGGCACCGGCACCTCGTCGGGCAGGTCGCGATGCAGGTACACATGGGCACCCGCCGGTAGCACCGTCGTCTCGTCCACGGGTGCGCCGTCGGCGTCGACGACCTTGCGCACCCGCGGGCCGAACCGGGCTGCCAGCTCGGCCAGCACCGGCCCACCGCGCACCCGCACCCGTGCCGGGCCCAGACCGTTTCCAGTAGGAAGCGTTGTGTGCAAAGTCAATTCAGCGGCACCGGTTCGAGGATTTCGGCCCGCGCCTCAGGAGCACTGGCGCGCAAAGCATCCGCCGACACGTCGTCGGGCTGGGCCTGCGACAGGATCTCGGCCTCCACCCGCGCCCTGTAGGTGTCAACCTCGCGGTCGATGTCTCGTTGGGTCCATCCCAGAATCGGCGCGACGACCTCGGCGACTTCGCGGGCACAGTCCACGCCGCGGTGCGGGTATTCGATGGAGATCCGCATCCGGCGGGCCAAGATGTCCTCCAGGTGCAGCGCACCCTCGGCGGCGGCAGCATAGGCGGCTTCCACCTTGAGGTAGACCGGCGCGGTGGTGATCGGGTCCAGCAGCTCGCGGCGGTCTTCGGCCAGCGCCAGCACCTCGCTGATCAGCGACCCGTACCGGTCGAGCAGATGGCGCACCCGGTAGGGATGCAGCCCGTGCACGTCGCCGACATGTTCGGCCTGGTTGATCAACGCAAAATAGCCGTCGGCGCCCAGCAGCCGCACCTTCTCAGTGATCGACGGCGCCACCCGTGCCGGAATGTATTGTGCCGCAGTGTCTATCGCGTCGATCGCCATGACGCGGTAGGTGGTGTATTTGCCGCCGGCAATCGAGACCAGACCCGGAGTGGGGACCGCGACCGCATGCTCCCGCGACAGTTTGGACGTCTCGTCGCTCTCCCCGGCCAGCAGCGGCCGCAGCCCTGCGTAGACACCGTCGATGTCGTCGTGGGTCAACGGGGTGGCAAGCACGGTGTTCACGGTGCTGAGGATGTAGTCGATGTCGGCCTTGGTCGCCGCCGGATGCGCCAGGTCAAGGTTCCACTCGGTGTCGGTAGTCCCGATAATCCAGTGGCTGCCCCACGGAATGACGAACATCACCGACTTCTCGGTGCGCAGGATGATCGCGACGTCGCTGACGATCCGGTCACGCGGCACCACGATGTGCACGCCCTTGGAGGCGCGTATCTGAAACCGGCCGCGCTGCTTGGATAGCGCCTGGATCTCGTCCGTCCAAACCCCCGTCGCGTTGACCACGACGTGGCCGCGGACGTCGCTCACCGCGCCGTCCTCGGAGTCACGCACCCGCACACCGGTCACCCGATCGCCCTCGCGCAGCAAGGCGATCACCTGGGTCGAGGACCGCACCACGGCGCCGTAGTGGGCGGCGGTGCGCGCCACCGTGAGGGTGTGTCGGGCGTCGTCGACCACCGTGTCGTAGTAGCGGATACCCCCGATCAGCGAGCTGCGCTTGAGGCCCGGGCACAGTCGCAGTGCGCCAGCACGGGTTAAATGCTTTTGCGGCGGAACCGATTTCGCCCCGCCCAGCTGGTCGTAAAGCAGCATGCCCAACGCCACGTACGGACGCTCCCACCACCGCTTGGTCAGCGGATACAAAAACGGCAGCGGCTTGACAAGGTGGGGGGCCAGGGTGGTCAGGGACAGCTCGCGCTCGTAGAGCGCCTCACGCACCAAACCGAATTCGAGTTGCTCGAGGTAGCGCAGCCCCCCGTGAAACATCTTCGACGAGCGACTCGAGGTGCCGGAGGCGAAGTCACGCGCCTCGACCATCGCCACCCTGAGCCCGCGGGTGGCGGCGTCCAGCGCGCAACCCGAGCCGACCACACCGCCGCCGATGACCACCACGTCGAATTGCTCGGCACCAAGTCGCTCCCACGCCGATGCGCGCTGCTGTGGGCTCAGGGCCGAAGCCGGCCAGCCGCGCCAGCTTGCCGGTGCACTCACGGAACACGACTCCTCGGTTACTCGTCAGTAGGACGCTGGGTCCCAAGGCTACCTGACGTTACTCCAGATCGTCGTGAGCCATCAGCCGTCGGGCGGCCTCGGTGACCGAACCCGACAGCGACGGATAAACCGCCAGCGTCTGCGCTAACTCGTCAACCGTGATGCGGTTGGTCACCGCCACGGCGATCGGCAGGATCAACTCCGACGCGATCGGCGCCACCACCACCCCGCCTATCACCACGCCGGTGGAGCGCCGGCAGAACACCTTGACGAACCCGTGCCGCAGCCCGGACATCTTGGCCCGCGCGTTGGTGTTGAGCGGCAGCATGATGGTCCGCGCCGACACCCGGCCGTCGTCGATCAACGACTGCGGAACACCGACGGCCGCGATCTCGGGCCGGGTGAACACCGTCGCCGCGACGGTGCGCAGCCGGATCGGGCTGACGGCCTCGCCGAGCGCGTGATACATCGCGATCCGGCCCTGCATCGCGGCCACCGACGCCAGCAACAGCAGGCCGGTGCAGTCACCCGCGGCGTAGATTCCGGGAACCGACGTCCGCGACACGCGGTCGACGGTCAGGTAGTTGCCGCGTCCAAGCTCGATGCCCACCCGCTCCAGGCCCAGGCCGCTGGTGTTGGGCACCGAGCCGATGGTCATCAGGGCGTGGCTGCCCTCGACGGTGCGGCCATCGGTCATGGTGACCAGCACCCCGCCATCGGTGCGGGTAACCGATTGGGCGCGTGCGTTTTTCACCAGCCTAACCCCGCGTTCGGCGAACGACTCCTCCAGTACCAGCGCGGCGTCGGCATCCTCGTAGGGCAGCACGCGGTCGCGGCTGGCCACCACGGTGACGGTGACCCCCAGCTCGGTGTAGGCGTTGACGAACTCGGCCCCGGTGACACCGGAGCCCACCACGATCAGGTGGTCGGGCAGCGAGTCGAGGTCGTAGAGCTGCCGCCAGGTCAGGATCCGCTCGCCGTCCGGGCGTGCGGACGGCATGATCCGCGGGCTGGCGCCGGTGGCGATCAGCACCACGTCGGCGTCACGCTCGCTGGTGGTGCCGTCAGGCGCAGTCACCTTGATGCAGTGACGCGCCAGGCCGGGAGTAGCGTCCACCAGTTCGCCGCGGCCCGCGATCACCTCCACCCCCATGTCCAGCAGTTGCTGGGTGATGTCGGCGGACTGCGCGGCGGCCAACATCTTGACCCGCTGGTGGATCTCGGGCAGGGAGATCTTGGCATCGTCGATGTCGATGTCGAAGCCGAGCTGTGGGGCGCGCCGCAGTTCGGTGCGCAACCCGGTGGAGGCGATGAACGTCTTCGATGGCACGCAGTCGGCCAGCACCGCTGCCCCGCCGATGCCGTCGGAGTCGACGACGGTGACCTGGGCGTCGCGCGCCGCGGCGACCAGTGCCGCTTCGTAACCGGCCGGACCTCCCCCGAGGATCACAATGCGGGTCGCCACGGGTTCAACCTAGCCAAGATGTCGGATGGCCGCCCGACGAGCGACCGCCGTTTAAGCTTTTCCCCGTGCCGCTCTACGCCGCCTACGGGTCGAACATGGACCCCGAGCAGATGGCAAAGCGTGCACCCCACTCTCCGATGGCCGGCACCGGTTGGCTGCACGGTTGGCGGCTGACGTTCGGCGGCGAGGACATCGGTTGGGAAGGGGCGCTGGCCACAATCGTGGAGGACCCGGACTCCAAGGTGTTCGTCGTGCTCTACGACGTGACACCGGCCGACGAGCAGAACCTCGATCGGTGGGAAGGCTCTGAACTCGGTATCCACAAGAAGATCCGCTGCCGCGTGGAACGGTTATCCTCGGACACCACAACCGATCCCGTCCTGGCGTGGCTGTATGTGCTCGACGCCTGGGAGGGCGGATTGCCGTCGGCGCATTACCTGGGCGTGATGGCCGACGCCGCCGAAATCGCCGGTGCGCCACCGGAATACGTGCATGACTTGCGCACCCGTCCGTCGCGCAGCATCGGTCCGGGCGCGTAGGCCGCCTATCGGCGAGCGGGCGCGTCTAGAAGCCGCCCCGGACGGCCGCAGTCTAGAAGGCTGCGGCCTGCTCGACGATGTTGACCATCACCCGCAGCCCGATGGGCAGGGCCCGCTCGTCGAGATCGAACGTCGGCTGATGCAGGTCGCGCTGCGGTCCGCGGCCAGACCACACGCCGAGCCGGGCCATCGCGCCCGGCACTTCCTCCAGATACCAGGAGAAATCTTCGCCGCCGCCGGACTGGCGGGTGTCGGCCAGCACATCGGCGCCGAGCGCTTCGATCGCGTGAGTGAGAATGCGCGTGGAAACCTCCTCGTTAACCACCGGCGGCACCCCGCGGTGGTACTGCAGCGTGTGGTCGACGCCCAGCGGCGACAGCAGCGCCGACACCGCCTGGCGGATGATGCCCTCCAGGCTTTGCCAGGTTTCCCTGCTCGCGGTGCGGACGGTGCCGGCCAGCACACCGGTCTGCGGGATCGCATTGGCGGCCACCCCGGCGTTGACCGCACCCCACACCAAGACGGTGCTCTTGCGCGGGTCGATGCGCCGCGACAACACCCCCGGCAGCCCGGTGATCAGCGTGCCCAGCCCGTACACCAGGTCGGCGGTCAGGTGTGGCCGCGACGTGTGCCCTCCGGGCGAGTACAGGGTGATTTCCATCGAGTCGGCGGCCGACGTGATCGGGCCCGGTTTCACCGCCACTTTGCCGACCGCCAGCCGGGGATCGCAGTGCAACGCGAAAATCCGCGAAACCCCGCTCAGCACTCCGGCCGCGATGGCGTCGATCGCCCCGCCGGGCATCAGCTCTTCGGCGGGCTGGAAGATCAGGCGCACCCCGACGGGCAGTTCGGGCGCCGACGCCAACGCCAGCGCGGTGCCGAGCAGGATCGCGGTGTGCGCGTCATGGCCACAGGCGTGCGCGACGTTGGGCATGGTCGAGGAGTAGGGGGCGCCGGTGCGCTCGGCCATCGGCAGCGCGTCCATGTCGGCGCGCAACGCGATCCTCGGCTCGTGCTCAGGGCCGAAGTCGCAGGTCAAACCGGTCCCGCCGGGCAGCACCTTGGGGTTGAGGCCGGCGTCGGCCAACCGCTCGGCCACGAACTGCGTGGTCGCGTACTCTTGGCGGCCCAGCTCCGGGTAGCGGTGGATATGACGCCGCCATTCGATGAGGTCGTCGTGGTGGGCCGCTAGCCAGGATTGAGCGGAGTCGGCGAGACTCATGACGCCGCCCGCTGATCACGCGCCGCCAACACCTGCTCGCGTTGCTCCGGCGTCTCGGCAAGACGAACCACGGTGCGCGCCAACATAATTGCGCCTTCGACGACGGCACGGTCGGCGCTGGGACTGACCGCAGCGGCGGCGAATGCGGGCTGGTGCACGGTGGCGCCGCCGGCGTCGATTCCGACTATCGGGTGAATGCCGGGCAGCACCTGGGTCACGTTGCCCATGTCGGTGCTGCCCATCGGCAGCTTCGCCTCCAGATCGGCCGCGATAGGTTCGCGTCCAAGCCGACGCATCTCCTGCCGGCAGACCTCTGCCAGCCACGGGTCCGGCTTCAGCTCCGCGTAGGCCGGTGCGGCGTCGTCGATTTCGTATTCGCAACCGGTCGCCAGTGCGCCCGCGGCAAAGCAGGAGAGCACCCTGCCCCGCAGCTGGTTAAGCGACTCGGAGTCCACTGCCCGCATCGCATACCGCAGGCTTGCCCGCGCAGGGATGACGTTGACGGCCTGTCCACCGTCGGTGACGATGCCGTGCACCAGCTGTCCAGGCGCCAGCTGCTGGCGCAACAGGCCGATGGCCACCTGCGCGACGGTCACCGCGTCGGCGGCGTTCACGCCTTGGTGGGGTGCGACAGCGGCATGCGATTCCCGGCCGCGGTATTGCACGTTGACCTCCGACAATGCCAGCGAGCGGGTCGCGGCGATGTCCGTCGGTCCCGGATGCAGCATCACCGCCGCCGCGACGTCGTCGAACGTGCCCGCCCGCAGCATCAAGGCCTTCCCGCCGCCGGTCTCCTCAGCCGGGGTGCCCAGCAGCGCGACCGTCAGGCCCAGCTCGTCGGCCACCTCGGCCAGCGCCAGCGCGGTGCCCACGGCGGATGCGGCGATGATGTTGTGACCGCAGGCGTGCCCGATCCCCGGCAACGCGTCGTATTCCGCGCACACCCCGACGACCAGCGGTCCCCGGCCGAAGTCGGCACGAAACGCAGTATCCAAACCCGCCACGCCCGCTGTGATCTGGAAGCCGCGTTCAGCGACCAATCTCTGCGCCTTGGCGCAGCTTCGGTGTTCGGCGAAGGCCAGCTCCGGCTCGGCGTGGATCGCGTGGGAAAGTTCGACGATCTCGGTGCTGCACCGCCACACCGCATCTTCGACGGCATCCAATGCGGTGGTGGTGGACATGGTGGCAGTCTAAGCTCGGCCGCTGTGACCGATGGTCGGCCCGACCCCGAGGCATTGGCGAAGCGGGCGGCGCAGGCCATCGCCGAGCGCACCGGCGTCGCCGCGCACGACGTGGCGGTCGTGCTGGGGTCCGGGTGGGCACCGGCCGTGGCGGCGCTGGGCCCGGCGACCGCGGTGTTGCCCATGGCGGAACTGCCCGGCTTCAGCCCGCCGACCGCGGTCGGGCACACCGGTCAGCTGTTGTCGGTGCGCATCGGCGAGCACCGGGTGCTGGTGCTGGCCGGTCGCATCCATCCCTACGAGGGGCATGACCTGCTGCACGTGGTGCACCCGGTGCGAGCCGCATGCGCGGCCGGTGCCCACACGATCGTGCTCACCAACGCCGCGGGCGGTCTGCGCGACGACCTCGAGGTCGGCCAACCGGTACTGATCAGCGACCATCTCAACCTCACCGCGCGTTCTCCGCTGGTCGGGCCGCAGTTCGTCGACCTGGTCGACGCCTACGCGCCGCGGCTGCGGGAGTTGGCCCGCCAGGTCGACCCGACGCTGACCGAAGGGGTATACGCCGGCCTGCCGGGACCGCACTACGAAACGCCGGCCGAGATCCGGATGCTGCGCATCCTGGGTGCCGACCTGGTGGGGATGTCCACGGTGCACGAGACGATCGCGGCCCGGGCCGCGGGCGCGCAGGTGCTGGGAGTGTCGCTGGTGACGAACTTGGCCGCCGGTGTGACGGGGGCCCCGCTAAGCCACGCCGAGGTCGTCGAGACCGGGGCCGCGGCGGCGACGCGGATGGGTTCGCTGCTGGCCGGGGTGGTGGCCCGGCTGTAAGGCTGGCGGGTGTGACGCCCGAGGAGTGGATCGCGCACGACCCCGACCCGGCGACCGCCGCCGAACTCGCCGGCTGTGAGCCCGGTGAGCTTGCCGCGCGGTTCGCCCGACCGCTCAGGTTCGGTACCGCGGGACTGCGCGGGCCGGTGCGCGGC
This Mycobacterium xenopi DNA region includes the following protein-coding sequences:
- the nei2 gene encoding endonuclease VIII Nei2; this translates as MPEGDTVFRTAATLRRALAGRTLTRCDIRVPRFATVDLTGQVVDEVLSRGKHLFIRVGQASIHSHLKMDGSWRVTARPVRTDHRVRIILEAAEIRAVGLDLGVLEVLNRNNDANVVAHLGPDLLGDDWNPHIAAGNLAANSQRPLGETLLDQKVMAGIGNVYCNELCFLSGHLPTTPVGMLADPLRLVMRAREMLWFNRSRLSRCTTGDTRPGRQLWVYGRAGQPCRRCGTLIEYDSTGRRVTYWCPSCQR
- a CDS encoding DUF732 domain-containing protein, whose protein sequence is MTTIRVRSLGSVRLLSPGLVFALLLVGVPAPLANADAVDTNFLAALKSKGINFVSAQSAIIAGHEVCDELDLGRQKTDVASDVMKNSDLDDYHAGFFVGVSVAAFCPRHSG
- a CDS encoding PPE family protein; this translates as MQFITLPPEITSALIHSGPGAHSLVEAATAWRQLGAKLEESAESYAAAVSSLTGTWHGPSATAMAQAVEPYLTWLRTTAQQCQRIASSTQTAAAAFDSARVAMVSVAQVAANRMRLAQLLATNGFGRNLPAIAETEDQYQDMWVNNSAAMSRYQATSAHATALPGFASPPSVSNPSGLAAQASMAPTASGSAAASTVASLASFDPQSGWFGLANTYANQFVSSGFPINLLSYLAQNTSAQALQTVGSQIGQGLSEGEAALGPLRGPGAFGAAGLSTEPTAAIGVGVSMGKLTAPPAVVGLLPASQTPVQLMSAASPLAAGESGLSMPPILPPPISAGSGWRKRKQQKYEDLEYGLEIKGTVMPRPPSAG
- the pstS gene encoding phosphate ABC transporter substrate-binding protein PstS; translated protein: MTINRFGSASRLLATGAVMLSACGGHDNTAGHGATSGTSSAKVTCGGKTTLKASGSTAQENAMTRFVKAYEQACPGHSLDYTANGSGAGISEFIGKQTDFAGSDSPLSKDEYSRAEQRCGSPVWNLPMVFGPIAIAYNVAGVTSLNLDGPTLAQIFNGQIATWNDAAIQVLNLGVALPAEPIHVVFRGDESGTTDNFQRYLDTASNGTWGNGAGKKFNGGVGEGASGSDGVAAAVDSTEGSITYVEWSFAQARHLTMAKIVTSAGPDPVAIGPESVGKTISAAWFTKKGNDLALDTISFYRPNQPGAYPIVLATYEIVCSKYLDPQVGTAVRAFLQSTIHDGQNGLADNGYIPIPEAFNARLSAAVDAVS
- a CDS encoding pseudouridine synthase yields the protein MTLHTTLPTGNGLGPARVRVRGGPVLAELAARFGPRVRKVVDADGAPVDETTVLPAGAHVYLHRDLPDEVPVPFDIPVLYRDEDIVVVDKPPFLATMPRGRHVTQTALVRLRCELGLPELSPAHRLDRLTAGVLLFTTRRAVRGAYQTLFARGLVRKTYLARAAVKRDLVLPQVVCSRIIKLRGRLQAVEEPGEPNAETLVELVSADGLYRLTPRTGRTHQLRVHMASLGLPIHGDPLYPSVIDVAADDFTRPLQLLAYSLEFDDPFSGQRRRFCSGRSLT
- a CDS encoding glycerol-3-phosphate dehydrogenase/oxidase, with product MSAPASWRGWPASALSPQQRASAWERLGAEQFDVVVIGGGVVGSGCALDAATRGLRVAMVEARDFASGTSSRSSKMFHGGLRYLEQLEFGLVREALYERELSLTTLAPHLVKPLPFLYPLTKRWWERPYVALGMLLYDQLGGAKSVPPQKHLTRAGALRLCPGLKRSSLIGGIRYYDTVVDDARHTLTVARTAAHYGAVVRSSTQVIALLREGDRVTGVRVRDSEDGAVSDVRGHVVVNATGVWTDEIQALSKQRGRFQIRASKGVHIVVPRDRIVSDVAIILRTEKSVMFVIPWGSHWIIGTTDTEWNLDLAHPAATKADIDYILSTVNTVLATPLTHDDIDGVYAGLRPLLAGESDETSKLSREHAVAVPTPGLVSIAGGKYTTYRVMAIDAIDTAAQYIPARVAPSITEKVRLLGADGYFALINQAEHVGDVHGLHPYRVRHLLDRYGSLISEVLALAEDRRELLDPITTAPVYLKVEAAYAAAAEGALHLEDILARRMRISIEYPHRGVDCAREVAEVVAPILGWTQRDIDREVDTYRARVEAEILSQAQPDDVSADALRASAPEARAEILEPVPLN
- a CDS encoding NAD(P)H-quinone dehydrogenase, which translates into the protein MATRIVILGGGPAGYEAALVAAARDAQVTVVDSDGIGGAAVLADCVPSKTFIASTGLRTELRRAPQLGFDIDIDDAKISLPEIHQRVKMLAAAQSADITQQLLDMGVEVIAGRGELVDATPGLARHCIKVTAPDGTTSERDADVVLIATGASPRIMPSARPDGERILTWRQLYDLDSLPDHLIVVGSGVTGAEFVNAYTELGVTVTVVASRDRVLPYEDADAALVLEESFAERGVRLVKNARAQSVTRTDGGVLVTMTDGRTVEGSHALMTIGSVPNTSGLGLERVGIELGRGNYLTVDRVSRTSVPGIYAAGDCTGLLLLASVAAMQGRIAMYHALGEAVSPIRLRTVAATVFTRPEIAAVGVPQSLIDDGRVSARTIMLPLNTNARAKMSGLRHGFVKVFCRRSTGVVIGGVVVAPIASELILPIAVAVTNRITVDELAQTLAVYPSLSGSVTEAARRLMAHDDLE
- a CDS encoding gamma-glutamylcyclotransferase, which produces MPLYAAYGSNMDPEQMAKRAPHSPMAGTGWLHGWRLTFGGEDIGWEGALATIVEDPDSKVFVVLYDVTPADEQNLDRWEGSELGIHKKIRCRVERLSSDTTTDPVLAWLYVLDAWEGGLPSAHYLGVMADAAEIAGAPPEYVHDLRTRPSRSIGPGA
- a CDS encoding M20 family metallopeptidase, giving the protein MSLADSAQSWLAAHHDDLIEWRRHIHRYPELGRQEYATTQFVAERLADAGLNPKVLPGGTGLTCDFGPEHEPRIALRADMDALPMAERTGAPYSSTMPNVAHACGHDAHTAILLGTALALASAPELPVGVRLIFQPAEELMPGGAIDAIAAGVLSGVSRIFALHCDPRLAVGKVAVKPGPITSAADSMEITLYSPGGHTSRPHLTADLVYGLGTLITGLPGVLSRRIDPRKSTVLVWGAVNAGVAANAIPQTGVLAGTVRTASRETWQSLEGIIRQAVSALLSPLGVDHTLQYHRGVPPVVNEEVSTRILTHAIEALGADVLADTRQSGGGEDFSWYLEEVPGAMARLGVWSGRGPQRDLHQPTFDLDERALPIGLRVMVNIVEQAAAF
- a CDS encoding M20 family metallopeptidase, with product MSTTTALDAVEDAVWRCSTEIVELSHAIHAEPELAFAEHRSCAKAQRLVAERGFQITAGVAGLDTAFRADFGRGPLVVGVCAEYDALPGIGHACGHNIIAASAVGTALALAEVADELGLTVALLGTPAEETGGGKALMLRAGTFDDVAAAVMLHPGPTDIAATRSLALSEVNVQYRGRESHAAVAPHQGVNAADAVTVAQVAIGLLRQQLAPGQLVHGIVTDGGQAVNVIPARASLRYAMRAVDSESLNQLRGRVLSCFAAGALATGCEYEIDDAAPAYAELKPDPWLAEVCRQEMRRLGREPIAADLEAKLPMGSTDMGNVTQVLPGIHPIVGIDAGGATVHQPAFAAAAVSPSADRAVVEGAIMLARTVVRLAETPEQREQVLAARDQRAAS